The following DNA comes from Natranaeroarchaeum aerophilus.
TCAGATAACACTGCGGATCCGGCGCGAACGGGTCATCGTGAATCGCCAGCGCCCGCAGTCGTGATCCGCCGCGACAGATCTCCTGATACTGACAGTCCGCACAACGTCCCTTCAGGTGGTCGGTTCGCTCGCGCAGTCGGGAGAGGAGGGGGTTCGACTCGTCCTCCCAGATCGCGCCGAACGACCGGTCACGGACGTTGCCGAGGCTGTAGCCCTGCCAGAACTGCGTGAGGTGAACGTTCCCCTGATAGTCGACGTCGGCGACGCGCTCGCCAGCCGGATCGCCGCCGTTGCGCCGCAAGTATCGGTAGATCCGCTCGGCCTGGGCCTCCCCCAGCTCCTCGCGGGCGTACTCGACGAGGAACCCAGCATCGGCGTAGTTGCCGACGAGCAGCGTTTCGATCTCCTCGCCGCGCTCGTGATACTCGCGAGTCATATCACAGAGCCGTCGAACCGCCTCACGACGCTTCTCGGGCGTGAGATCGACGTCGCTGATCTCCGCGCCACGCCCGCCGTAGTCGAGATGATAGAAACAAAAGCGGTCGACACCCTCGTCGCTGAGCAGATCAACGACCCCTTCCAGATCCGGCGCGTTCATCTCGGTGATCGTGTACCGCAATCCGGTCTTCAGGCCGACGTCCTGACAGGCATGGATCCCGTTGAGCGCTGCCTCGAACGCGCCCTCCTGCCCCCGGAACCGGTCGTTGCGCTCCGGGAGGCCGTCGACGGAAACACCGGCGTATTTGAGGCCAGCATCACGCAACTCCCGGGCGCGCTCGCGGTTGAGCAGCGTCCCGTTCGTCGAGAGGACCGGTCGGATCCCCTGATCGTCCGCATAGGAGACGAGTTCGGTCAGATCCTCGCGTACCATCGGCTCCCCGCCGGAAAACAGGACGACCGGTGCGCCATACTCCGCGAGGTCGTCGAGCAGGTCCTTACCTTCCTCGGTCGTCAGCTCGCCGGCGGCGGCGGCCGACTCCGCCCCAGCATAACAGTGTGAGCAGTACAGGTTGCACTGTTTGGTCGTGTTCCAGACGACGACCGGACGTCGCTGTTTCTCCTCTGTGATCTGGGGTTTGTCGGATTCCTCTGCGGCGTCGTACCGGAGCCCGTCACCTTCGGCGTCCAGCTCACAGAGGAGTTTGCTAATCGAGATCATCTCAGAACTCGTGGGTCCGCGACTCGGTCCCGTCTTCGGGCGTCGCGTCGTCGCCCTTCGGCCCGAGTGAGTGCGTCGAGAAGCGGTGCATCTCCTCGGCTGGGCAGATCCAGACATCACTTGCAAACCACCCGAACAGTTTGCTTGCGTGCTCGTGAGCGGCCTCCGCTGTCGCGGCACTGACGCTCCCGACGTGACTCATTTTGGCGTTCTCGTCGTCCCGGAGAAACACTTCCCACTCCGCCAGGTCGTCGCCGCGCGACTCGTCACCGACCCGCGCCCGTGACGCTTTCTCTACCTGTGTGGATCCCTCGCTCATACCGTCCGGTCAGTGGTTCTTGTAAAAACCCCACGCGCCAATTTTCAGATACTGGGAATCGGCATCGTACTACATCGTTTCTCCGGCAGTAGGACCGCCAACTTCAGGTCAAATATCCTATCCATGCACGTCGATACCGACCAACGACCGCTCGTACTGATATGGGAGCTGACACAGGCCTGTGATCTGGCCTGCGATCACTGCAGAGCCGATGCCGTCCCGGATCGTCACCCCGATGAACTGACGACCGCTGAGGCGAAGGCGATGCTCGACGACGCCCGCGAGTTCGGTGAGGGACAGCTTGTTGTCTTCTCGGGTGGTGACCCGCTCAAGCGTGAGGATCTGACCGAACTCGTCGAGTACGGCACCGAGATCGGTCTGAACGTCACGCTGACACCGAGCGGGACGGCCTCGCTGACGAAAGAGCGGATCGAGGCGCTGGCCGATGCTGGCCTCCGCCGGATGGCGCTGAGTATCGACGGTCCGTCGCCCGAAGCACACGACTCGTTCCGCGGCGAGGCGGGCAGTTACGCGGACACGATCGCTGCTGCCCGAATGGCGGCTGAGGCCGGAATCCCGTTGCAGGTCAACTCCACCGTCTGTCAGCGGACGGTCGAGCATCTCCCAGTACTTCGCGAGGTCGTCCGCGATCTCGGTGCAGTCCTCTGGAGCGTTTTCTTTCTCGTTCCCATCGGGCGGGGTACGGCGCTCTCGCCGATCAGTCCGGAGCGTTCGGAGTCCGTGATGGAGTGGCTGCAGACGGTCGCGGACGAGGAGCCCTACGGGGTCAAAACGACCGAAGCACCCCACTACCGACGCGTCGGTATTCAGCGGCGCGAGGACGAAGGGACTGACGCGACAGGGAGCCGGAGTCGCTCGATGGGTATCACTGCGGGCGATGGGTTCGCATTCGTTAGTCATACCGGCGAACTGTATCCCTCGGGCTTCCTCCCGAAGTCCGCAGGAAACGTCCGCGAACACTCCGTGGTCGATCTCTATCGGACTGCTGATCTCTTCGAACGGCTCCGCGATTCGGACGCGCTAACCGGCAAATGTGGGGCGTGTCCGTACCGAGCGGTCTGTGGCGGGAGTCGCTCGCGAGCGTTTGCAACGACTGGCGACCCTCTCGGCAGCGATCCGCTATGTCCGTACGTACCGGAGGGGTACGACGGTCCGCTACCGGCGGACGGGTAGCAACGCTATCGGGGATCGGAAAGAGAGGTGACCGCTCCGGAGAGCCCAGCTCCGGACCGGCGTGGAAGGGAGAACGGACGTGGCGGATCGGCAGTCGAGCACTCGTCGTATTGCATGCTGGCTGTCTGCCAGCAGTTCATAATTGTCGTTGTAATCCCCTAAGCCCTACACCGGCGAACAACGGCTCTATAATACCCCTCCCGGAATCGAACCCGATAAACGTCCACGGCCGAACTCCTCTCTCATGCGCGTCGAGCAACTCGGAGAGGGAACCCCCACTGTCGCCGTCGTGGCGGGAATCCACGGCGACGAACCCGGCGGTGTCTCCGCAGTCGAGCGGCTCATCGAAGCGTCGCCTCCGGTCGAACGCCCCGTCCTGTTGATCGTCGTCAACGAGCGAGCCCTCGAAGCGAGCGTTCGATACGTCGATACGGACCTCAATCGGGCGTTTCCCGGCGACCCCACGCAGGACGCCCACGAATCGAGACTTGCCCACGACCTCGCGGAACGGCTGGAGGGCTGTACCGTCCTCTCGCTGCACTCCACCCAATCACACCCCGAACCGTTCATGGTCGTCGATCAGGTCGATCCGCTGGTCGAACGGCTCGCCGCCAGGCTGCCGGTCGAGTCAGTCGTAGATACCAGTGATTTTATTCAGGGACGGCTGTTCGCTGCCGTCCGGACAATCGAAGTCGAATG
Coding sequences within:
- a CDS encoding radical SAM protein, coding for MHVDTDQRPLVLIWELTQACDLACDHCRADAVPDRHPDELTTAEAKAMLDDAREFGEGQLVVFSGGDPLKREDLTELVEYGTEIGLNVTLTPSGTASLTKERIEALADAGLRRMALSIDGPSPEAHDSFRGEAGSYADTIAAARMAAEAGIPLQVNSTVCQRTVEHLPVLREVVRDLGAVLWSVFFLVPIGRGTALSPISPERSESVMEWLQTVADEEPYGVKTTEAPHYRRVGIQRREDEGTDATGSRSRSMGITAGDGFAFVSHTGELYPSGFLPKSAGNVREHSVVDLYRTADLFERLRDSDALTGKCGACPYRAVCGGSRSRAFATTGDPLGSDPLCPYVPEGYDGPLPADG
- a CDS encoding succinylglutamate desuccinylase/aspartoacylase domain-containing protein gives rise to the protein MRVEQLGEGTPTVAVVAGIHGDEPGGVSAVERLIEASPPVERPVLLIVVNERALEASVRYVDTDLNRAFPGDPTQDAHESRLAHDLAERLEGCTVLSLHSTQSHPEPFMVVDQVDPLVERLAARLPVESVVDTSDFIQGRLFAAVRTIEVECGLQGSDAAAAAALRLTLAYLRAMDVLAPDVATELAEEFGVGPLDDPDRTETPVYRLAEQIPKIPDEDYKVLVDNFEHVREGERFATGPTGDVIASESFYPVLLSADGYESMLGYAAQRQRIVSSPIRE
- a CDS encoding TIGR04347 family pseudo-SAM/SPASM protein — protein: MISISKLLCELDAEGDGLRYDAAEESDKPQITEEKQRRPVVVWNTTKQCNLYCSHCYAGAESAAAAGELTTEEGKDLLDDLAEYGAPVVLFSGGEPMVREDLTELVSYADDQGIRPVLSTNGTLLNRERARELRDAGLKYAGVSVDGLPERNDRFRGQEGAFEAALNGIHACQDVGLKTGLRYTITEMNAPDLEGVVDLLSDEGVDRFCFYHLDYGGRGAEISDVDLTPEKRREAVRRLCDMTREYHERGEEIETLLVGNYADAGFLVEYAREELGEAQAERIYRYLRRNGGDPAGERVADVDYQGNVHLTQFWQGYSLGNVRDRSFGAIWEDESNPLLSRLRERTDHLKGRCADCQYQEICRGGSRLRALAIHDDPFAPDPQCYLTSEERASSSASPPAPSD
- a CDS encoding Htur_1727 family rSAM-partnered candidate RiPP; this translates as MSEGSTQVEKASRARVGDESRGDDLAEWEVFLRDDENAKMSHVGSVSAATAEAAHEHASKLFGWFASDVWICPAEEMHRFSTHSLGPKGDDATPEDGTESRTHEF